The uncultured Desulfatiglans sp. DNA window GAAATGTTGTCCGCATAATCTCTTCCCTTTATCCAGGTTCCATATTTACCTGGCGGATCGAAAAGAAATTCCTGATCCGATCGGTTGTTGTTCGGGAATGTAGCGGACGAAAATGAAGAAAGGATGAACCGGCGAGCAAAAAGGATTCCGGGTGTTTTTTATCAAATCAGTCAGTCAACACTTGGCTTGCCAACAACACACCACCACTCCACTGTGGCCATTGATGCTCATGGACAGTTCGCGTTTCACGATCCGCCCGATGAACCAGTCTTACTGTAAATGTGTCAGCGAGGGTTTGCTCCAGCAGGTACAACGGACGTTCATAGTTTCCGGTATCCTTTGCCATGGTTATCAAGCCTGCCAGGCTGCGCCCTTGCTGTTCCTCCACGGTCGCGACAAATAGAGGAATATCGTTCCCGTAGATTTTGACCCCGGTGGACCAAAGGCGAAGCACAACTCGCCGGTTCCCTCGCCCCGTGCGAACAAGGCGCAAACACTCCACCCTGCCGTCGTGAAGCAGCGGCAAAACCGGGAGCTGTTCAATCGTTATACGCGTGGCAAGCATGCCAAGGAAACTTTTTGGATTCATCGGCAACGGTCGCCGCCATCCTTTACTTATGAGAAAGCGGGACAGCTCATCGGGTGATCCGGCCCACTGGACGGTGAGAGGCTGTTCTGGTTCACCCTCCATGTCGATCCGCCAAGCGGGAAGGTCGCGCCAGGCATTGGCCTGCCATGATGTGAGCGTAATGATCTGCATGGGATGGCGGGGGGCATAAAACGCCAAGTCCTTTTCGTGCTTCTGGGCCAAATGCCAGCCGCCGGCGATGACGATGACGAGGATGACTGCAAGCCCCAACAAACGCCGTGGAATAATTTCGTCAGCCGCCTTCAGATACACGATTCCCAGAAAAGCCGCCCAACTCGTGCCGATAAAATATCCGCCTAGGACGTCGGAAAGCCAGTGTGCGCCTAGATAAAGACGAGAAAAGCCGCTAACGAAGGAGATCAAAACAACGCTTGAAAACAACCCCAAGCGCCATCCTCCGGCCAGTCTCCGGGCAAGCAGGATGGCAAGAAATCCATAAAGGATCACGCTCATGGTCGTGTGGCCGCTGGGAAAACCGTAGGCCGAAGCACCGTGGTAAATAGCCACGGGTCGCGGCAAATGAATGGCCCATTTGAGCAACTGAACCCCCAACAGGCCGCCAAGCGCAGCCAGTGCCCAGAAAGTCGCCGCCCGGTGGCAGCGTTTCACGAGCAAAACAAGCAGGACCATGCAGAACAGGGCGATATTGACGAACGAATCACCCAACTCGGTTACCGCGACAAACGCATTATCCGCCCAGGGGGTACGAAGAGATTGAAGAAAGTGGTATACCGCGTGGTCCGCGAGAACCAGCGGGTCTTTTGCCAGAACATCCTGCAACACACCCAAAAAGCCCCATCCTGCGGCAAAAAGGAGCAACGCTAAAAATGCGAACAGCAGTTCTTCTCCTTGTTCACTAAAAATCAGGAGTGCAAGAAGTCGTTTAACAGGTAGGAGTACTGTCCGTCGATGTAGAGATTCCGTCGTTGTCCATTGTTTCAAGACAGCAAAAAAAGCCGGTCCTTTGCAGGCTAATAAAGACAGGGTCTTGCGGGA harbors:
- a CDS encoding putative Phosphoesterase PA-phosphatase related (Evidence 3 : Putative function from multiple computational evidences), encoding MTMYLNTLLAFITHHSELAYGLIFLISLSESLALVGLLVPGTVIMFGVGAIVATGSLSLFPVLLMAMIGAIAGDGISYWVGHHYRERLVNIWPFSRYPGMLTKGEAFFLRHGGKSVLFGRFVGPVRPVIPVVAGMLGMRPVRFSVVNVLSAVGWAFVYILPGVFFGASLALAGAVSTRLAVLVLIFVAGIWSLIWISRKTLSLLACKGPAFFAVLKQWTTTESLHRRTVLLPVKRLLALLIFSEQGEELLFAFLALLLFAAGWGFLGVLQDVLAKDPLVLADHAVYHFLQSLRTPWADNAFVAVTELGDSFVNIALFCMVLLVLLVKRCHRAATFWALAALGGLLGVQLLKWAIHLPRPVAIYHGASAYGFPSGHTTMSVILYGFLAILLARRLAGGWRLGLFSSVVLISFVSGFSRLYLGAHWLSDVLGGYFIGTSWAAFLGIVYLKAADEIIPRRLLGLAVILVIVIAGGWHLAQKHEKDLAFYAPRHPMQIITLTSWQANAWRDLPAWRIDMEGEPEQPLTVQWAGSPDELSRFLISKGWRRPLPMNPKSFLGMLATRITIEQLPVLPLLHDGRVECLRLVRTGRGNRRVVLRLWSTGVKIYGNDIPLFVATVEEQQGRSLAGLITMAKDTGNYERPLYLLEQTLADTFTVRLVHRADRETRTVHEHQWPQWSGGVLLASQVLTD